In Silene latifolia isolate original U9 population chromosome X, ASM4854445v1, whole genome shotgun sequence, the following proteins share a genomic window:
- the LOC141622907 gene encoding transcription factor DIVARICATA-like: MMWEMVEVLSPYLSSASWLIDESKEVAKWTPIENKIFENALAVYDTDTPERWQKIAAMLPGKTVGDVIKQYMELEDDITSIEAGLVPIPCYYNTASASASAFSLDWVHHYGYDDGYIDSYSRGGKRGAVARRPTYPERKKGIPWTEEEHKLFLLGLQKYGKGDWRNISRNFVLTKSPTQVASHAQKYFIRQISKQQISGGKDNRRASIHDITTVDVVNEALSADNSSINQMSNSSEHSTITVQTPHQSTLHSITQSHFQWDQTNNFATIPFESVGSNLVVSPYGNGSYGLTMQGQNSQRSDLLENYLGAQTMSFEYLDDIMFRLS, encoded by the exons ATGATGTGGGAGATGGTGGAGGTGTTATCACCATACTTGTCAAGTGCAAGTTGGTTGATTGATGAGAGTAAAGAAGTTGCAAAATGGACACCAATTGAGAACAAAATCTTTGAGAATGCTTTGGCAGTGTATGATACGGACACCCCAGAACGTTGGCAAAAGATAGCGGCTATGCTCCCGGGGAAAACTGTAGGTGATGTGATCAAACAATACATGGAATTGGAAGATGATATTACTAGTATCGAAGCTGGTTTAGTCCCAATTCCTTGTTATTATAATACCGCTTCTGCTTCTGCTTCTGCTTTCTCCTTAGACTGGGTCCACCACTATGGCTATGATGATGGCTACATAGACTCTTATAGCCGTGGTGGTAAAAGGGGGGCCGTAGCTCGGCGGCCCACCTATCCGGAGAGAAAGAAAGGTATTCCATGGACTGAAGAAGAGCACAA GTTGTTTCTGCTGGGGTTGCAAAAATATGGAAAAGGTGACTGGAGAAACATATCAAGGAACTTTGTGCTAACAAAGTCACCCACCCAGGTAGCAAGTCATGCACAGAAATACTTCATAAGGCAAATATCAAAGCAGCAAATATCAGGTGGGAAAGATAATAGAAGGGCTAGTATACATGACATCACAACCGTTGATGTTGTCAATGAGGCTCTTTCTGCAGACAACAGTAGCATCAACCAGATGTCAAATTCATCAGAGCACTCAACAATTACTGTGCAAACACCACATCAATCTACTTTGCATTCAATTACTCAATCACATTTCCAATGGGATCAAACCAACAATTTCGCCACCATCCCTTTTGAATCAGTTGGGAGTAATTTGGTCGTGTCACCGTATGGTAATGGCTCGTATGGTTTAACAATGCAGGGGCAGAATAGCCAGAGAAGTGATTTGCTAGAGAACTATCTTGGGGCTCAAACAATGAGTTTtgagtacctggatgacataatgTTTAGGTTATCTTGA